A single window of Granulicella sibirica DNA harbors:
- a CDS encoding ABC transporter permease — protein MSGYMQDVRYALRQMLRAPGFTFTAIITLALGIGANTAIFTVFNQVLLRHLPVEAPQQLEQVTFVGSDMGHMSSFGGDGTLYFSNAMYHDLRDKNTVFSGVFANVEDSVGVSWKNQAETADAEMVSGNYFQVLGVPAFAGRTFIDDDDKVKDGSPVAVLSYAYWQERFASDRGVVGQTLLVNGHPFQIVGVAAPGFSSAIGGFKPKLFVPITMESQVKPGRDYLLNRRARFLNVVGRLKPGVSPATAQASLTVLWKALRAEELKAIPHASQRFSDRFVNQSSIILVDDARGFSPTRTELKTPLMILMGMVLLLAAMTCINLMSLLLVRGAARGKEFAVRYALGAARGRIIRQMIVEGVLLGLIGGALGLAFAPAAAEFLVRRVTSATGEAAFSTRPDAWVLAFNLVLSLGISVLFSLAPAWQMMKPNLTDGLRQKAASGLGAAQRIRTIAIGLQIGLSVLLLSGAGLFVRTLYQLKGQNLGMSTDHVVLFALDPTMSGYANSDSLAVHERVQAALASLPGVKALGGSTDPVLSGSESIANISVEGYTPPPEDDTDMETPLITPGYFDALGIKLLAGRTFNEADRAGAAKVAVVSQGFAAKFFGSPEKALGHLLKLGGGAGPLDTQIIGIVADTKHYGVRDEIKPVMYLPFAQGARPRNGLAWYVRTTQAPESAENMIRAAIHTVDPKLVPDGIKTMTQQIDDNVSNERMIALLAACFAIVALLTTAVGLYGVLAYATAQRTREIGIRMALGAQRWSVVRLILTDMARVAGISIVLALPVSIALSRLMRSQLFEVSPFDPLTLTACVVVTASMVLVASAVPARRAASVEPTQALRTE, from the coding sequence ATGAGCGGATACATGCAGGACGTTCGTTACGCGCTCCGCCAGATGCTGCGCGCCCCGGGCTTCACCTTCACGGCGATCATCACCCTCGCTCTCGGCATCGGCGCGAATACCGCGATCTTCACCGTCTTCAACCAGGTCCTGCTCCGTCATCTTCCCGTCGAGGCTCCGCAGCAGCTCGAACAAGTCACCTTCGTCGGCTCCGACATGGGACACATGAGCAGCTTCGGCGGCGACGGCACCCTCTACTTCTCGAACGCAATGTACCACGACCTCCGCGATAAGAACACCGTCTTCAGCGGCGTCTTCGCCAACGTCGAGGACAGCGTCGGCGTCTCCTGGAAGAACCAGGCCGAGACCGCCGACGCCGAGATGGTCAGCGGCAACTACTTCCAGGTCCTCGGCGTTCCCGCCTTCGCGGGCCGCACCTTCATCGACGACGATGACAAGGTCAAGGACGGAAGCCCCGTCGCGGTCCTCAGCTACGCCTACTGGCAGGAGCGCTTCGCCTCCGATCGCGGTGTCGTAGGCCAGACGCTCCTCGTCAACGGCCACCCCTTCCAGATCGTCGGCGTCGCCGCCCCGGGCTTCTCGAGCGCCATCGGCGGCTTCAAGCCCAAGCTCTTCGTGCCCATCACGATGGAGTCGCAGGTCAAGCCCGGCCGCGACTATCTCCTCAACCGCCGCGCCCGCTTCCTCAACGTCGTCGGCCGCCTCAAGCCCGGCGTCAGCCCCGCCACCGCGCAGGCCTCGCTCACCGTTCTCTGGAAGGCTCTCCGCGCCGAAGAGTTGAAGGCGATCCCACACGCCTCCCAGCGCTTCAGCGATCGCTTCGTGAATCAGTCGAGCATCATCCTCGTCGACGATGCCAGGGGCTTCTCGCCAACCCGCACCGAGCTCAAGACACCGCTCATGATCCTCATGGGCATGGTTCTCCTGCTCGCGGCCATGACCTGCATCAACCTCATGAGCCTCCTGCTCGTACGCGGAGCCGCTCGCGGCAAGGAGTTCGCCGTCCGTTACGCCCTCGGCGCGGCACGCGGACGCATCATCCGCCAGATGATCGTCGAAGGCGTTCTGCTCGGCCTCATCGGCGGCGCGCTTGGCCTCGCCTTCGCGCCCGCAGCCGCGGAGTTCCTCGTCCGCCGCGTCACCTCTGCCACGGGCGAAGCCGCCTTCTCCACGCGACCCGACGCCTGGGTCCTCGCCTTCAACCTGGTCCTGTCGCTCGGTATCAGCGTCCTCTTCAGCCTCGCGCCAGCCTGGCAGATGATGAAGCCCAACCTCACCGACGGTCTGCGTCAGAAGGCCGCCAGCGGCCTCGGCGCGGCGCAGCGCATCCGTACCATCGCCATCGGTCTCCAGATTGGCCTCAGCGTCCTCCTGCTCAGCGGAGCCGGTCTCTTCGTCCGCACCCTCTACCAGTTGAAGGGTCAGAACCTCGGCATGTCGACCGACCACGTCGTCCTCTTCGCCCTCGACCCCACCATGTCCGGCTACGCCAACAGCGACTCACTCGCCGTTCACGAACGCGTCCAGGCAGCCCTCGCCTCGCTCCCCGGTGTCAAGGCGCTCGGCGGATCCACCGACCCCGTCCTCAGCGGAAGCGAGTCCATCGCCAACATCTCCGTCGAAGGCTACACCCCGCCGCCTGAAGACGATACCGACATGGAGACGCCCCTCATCACCCCCGGCTACTTCGACGCCCTCGGCATCAAGCTCCTCGCAGGCCGCACCTTCAACGAAGCTGACCGCGCCGGAGCCGCCAAGGTCGCGGTCGTCTCCCAAGGCTTCGCGGCAAAGTTCTTCGGCTCGCCGGAGAAAGCCCTCGGTCACCTGCTCAAGCTCGGCGGCGGAGCCGGACCGCTTGACACCCAGATCATCGGCATCGTCGCCGACACCAAGCACTATGGCGTCCGCGACGAGATCAAGCCCGTGATGTATCTCCCCTTCGCCCAGGGAGCACGCCCACGCAACGGCCTCGCCTGGTACGTCCGCACCACGCAGGCTCCCGAGAGCGCGGAGAACATGATCCGCGCGGCGATCCATACCGTCGACCCAAAGCTCGTACCCGACGGCATCAAGACCATGACCCAGCAGATCGACGACAACGTCTCGAACGAGCGCATGATCGCTCTGCTCGCCGCCTGCTTCGCCATCGTCGCTCTCCTCACGACAGCCGTCGGCCTCTACGGCGTCCTCGCCTACGCCACCGCGCAGCGGACTCGCGAGATCGGCATTCGCATGGCTCTCGGCGCACAGCGCTGGTCGGTCGTACGCCTCATCCTCACCGACATGGCACGCGTCGCGGGCATCTCCATCGTCCTCGCGCTTCCCGTCTCGATCGCCCTCTCGCGCCTGATGCGAAGCCAGCTCTTCGAGGTCTCGCCCTTCGACCCGCTCACGCTCACCGCCTGCGTCGTCGTCACCGCGTCCATGGTCCTCGTCGCCTCGGCCGTGCCCGCACGCCGCGCCGCATCCGTCGAGCCGACCCAGGCCTTGCGCACCGAATAG
- a CDS encoding ABC transporter permease translates to MNQIMRDVRYSLRQLAKAPGFTITAVLTLALGIGANAAIFTLVHAVLLRQLPVTDPSRLVRVGDRDDCCVNGGFPDENKYSLFAYDMYVHLRDHTPEFEQLAAMQSGIGDGSVTARRSSGEGSSAAIASRGEYVSGNYFLTFGLAPAAGRLMIPSDDAPAAPLVAVMGYNTWQRDYNLDPSIVGSTFVINAHPFTIVGVAPQGFFGDRLADATDYFLPFSAEPVLAPSSILHNHPANWVYLLGRTKEGTQLGPLQEKMSGEIRDWLNANVEMYKKTEYGKQQLGKTHTVLTPGGTGIANMAQEFSSGLHLLTGIAALVLLIACANIANLVLVRGLARRSETSIRMALGASRSTLIRQTLTESIVLALIGGAAGIGVAYAGVHALLTLAFSNDKNLPIHAAPSIPVLAFAFGISLLTGIIFGLAPAWITSHGEPAEALRGSGRSTKDGSSLVQRSLVILQAALSLVLLVGAGLLTRSLNRLEHQNFGIDTQHRVVIHLSPENAGYKLEQLHGLYADLEQKFHALPGVENVGLSLYTPLEGNNWGEGINIAGRPEPGPNENSGASWNRANPEYFEAIGQKLVRGRSFTDQDTETSRGVAVVNQAFVKKFFPKGEDPIGQHFGSDGPKSTMDNEIVGVMSDVVYNNPKEPIRAMYMRPLLQRGASGAAKPDYEIRTVYIGAIVLQFKGSDAGFESRVRQTLSSINPNLTLVHYESFGEQVGNQFSQERMIARLTLLFGLLALVLAAVGLYGVTSYTVARRTPEIGIRMALGAARGSVVAMVLRDALLQAGIGLAIGIPVALVCVRFVKAQLYQATGTDYTVLAGATLALALAATVAGLVPARRAASTDPVKALRSE, encoded by the coding sequence ATGAACCAGATCATGCGGGACGTACGCTATTCGCTGCGCCAGCTCGCCAAGGCGCCAGGGTTCACCATCACCGCAGTTCTGACGCTCGCACTCGGCATCGGCGCGAACGCGGCTATCTTCACGCTGGTTCATGCGGTCCTCCTTCGTCAGCTCCCCGTCACCGATCCCTCGCGCCTCGTCCGCGTCGGAGACAGGGACGATTGCTGCGTCAACGGCGGCTTCCCGGACGAGAACAAGTACTCCCTCTTCGCCTACGACATGTACGTCCATCTCCGCGACCACACGCCTGAGTTCGAGCAGCTTGCCGCCATGCAGTCCGGTATCGGCGACGGCTCCGTCACGGCGCGTCGCAGCTCCGGCGAGGGAAGCTCAGCGGCAATAGCCAGCCGTGGCGAGTACGTCTCCGGAAACTACTTCCTCACCTTTGGGCTCGCGCCCGCGGCTGGCCGGCTCATGATCCCGTCTGACGACGCACCCGCAGCCCCGCTCGTCGCGGTCATGGGCTACAACACGTGGCAGCGCGACTACAACCTCGACCCATCCATCGTCGGCAGCACCTTCGTCATCAACGCGCATCCCTTCACCATCGTCGGCGTCGCGCCGCAGGGCTTCTTCGGCGACCGCCTCGCCGATGCCACCGACTACTTCCTCCCGTTCTCCGCGGAGCCGGTCCTCGCCCCGAGCAGCATCCTCCACAATCATCCCGCGAACTGGGTTTACCTTCTCGGCAGAACGAAGGAGGGAACTCAGCTTGGACCTCTACAGGAGAAGATGAGTGGCGAGATTCGTGATTGGCTCAATGCCAACGTCGAAATGTACAAGAAGACGGAGTACGGCAAGCAGCAGCTTGGTAAAACGCACACGGTCCTGACACCCGGTGGCACAGGCATCGCAAATATGGCCCAGGAGTTCTCCTCCGGCCTTCATCTCCTTACCGGCATCGCGGCTCTCGTTCTCCTGATCGCCTGCGCGAACATCGCAAATCTTGTGCTGGTTCGTGGCCTCGCCCGCCGTTCCGAAACATCCATCCGCATGGCGCTCGGAGCATCGCGCTCCACGCTCATCCGCCAGACGCTTACCGAAAGCATCGTGCTCGCACTCATCGGTGGCGCTGCTGGAATCGGTGTCGCCTATGCGGGCGTACACGCCCTGCTCACCCTCGCCTTCAGCAACGATAAGAACCTGCCGATCCACGCCGCGCCGTCTATCCCTGTCCTCGCCTTCGCCTTCGGCATCTCTCTGCTCACGGGCATAATCTTCGGCCTCGCGCCCGCGTGGATCACCTCGCATGGCGAACCCGCCGAAGCCCTCCGTGGATCAGGCCGCTCGACCAAAGACGGCTCCTCGCTGGTGCAGCGTTCACTCGTCATCCTCCAGGCTGCGCTCTCGCTCGTCCTCCTCGTTGGAGCCGGGCTGCTTACCCGGAGCCTGAACCGCCTCGAGCATCAGAACTTCGGTATCGACACCCAACACCGCGTCGTCATCCACCTCTCGCCCGAGAACGCCGGCTACAAGCTCGAACAGCTTCACGGGCTCTACGCCGACCTCGAGCAAAAATTCCACGCGCTTCCGGGTGTAGAGAACGTCGGTCTCAGTCTTTACACGCCGCTCGAAGGGAACAACTGGGGCGAGGGCATCAACATCGCTGGCAGGCCCGAACCGGGCCCGAACGAGAACAGTGGGGCCTCCTGGAACCGCGCGAACCCGGAGTACTTCGAGGCAATCGGACAGAAGCTGGTTCGCGGCCGCTCCTTTACCGATCAAGACACAGAGACCTCGCGTGGCGTTGCCGTAGTCAACCAGGCGTTCGTAAAGAAGTTCTTCCCTAAGGGCGAAGATCCCATCGGCCAGCACTTCGGCTCGGATGGCCCGAAGAGCACAATGGATAACGAGATCGTCGGCGTGATGTCGGATGTCGTCTACAACAATCCGAAGGAGCCGATCCGCGCCATGTACATGCGTCCCCTGCTGCAACGGGGTGCCAGCGGCGCCGCCAAGCCAGACTATGAGATTCGCACGGTGTACATCGGCGCCATCGTTCTGCAATTCAAAGGCTCGGACGCGGGCTTCGAATCGAGGGTGCGCCAGACCCTCTCGAGCATCAATCCGAACCTCACGCTCGTGCATTACGAGAGCTTCGGCGAGCAGGTTGGCAATCAGTTCAGCCAGGAGCGGATGATCGCGCGCCTGACCCTTCTCTTCGGCCTGCTTGCGCTTGTTCTCGCAGCCGTCGGCCTCTACGGCGTCACGTCCTACACGGTCGCTCGCCGCACCCCCGAGATCGGCATTCGCATGGCCCTTGGAGCCGCTCGCGGAAGCGTCGTCGCCATGGTCCTTCGAGACGCTCTGCTGCAGGCTGGTATCGGCCTCGCGATCGGCATCCCCGTCGCGCTCGTCTGTGTCCGCTTCGTCAAGGCGCAGCTCTACCAGGCCACCGGAACGGACTATACCGTGCTGGCTGGCGCAACCCTCGCGCTTGCCCTGGCGGCCACCGTCGCCGGCCTCGTTCCCGCTCGCCGCGCTGCATCGACAGACCCGGTCAAAGCCCTGCGATCTGAATAG
- a CDS encoding ABC transporter ATP-binding protein yields the protein MTDTAIIAIERMTKVFYTDEIETHALSGIHLEINRGEYVAMSGPSGCGKSTLLSIIGLLDTPTDGTYILNGKQVANLNFADRSRIRNQEIGFIFQSFNLIGDLTVAENVELPLTYRPGMPAAERKRRVQESLERVNMAHRMRHYPAQLSGGQQQRVAVARALAGSPSILLADEPTGNLDSKNGEAVMSLLQELHQEGATICMVTHDPRFAAHAERQVHLFDGKVVAEGEMTQLLAEAQRS from the coding sequence ATGACGGACACAGCGATTATCGCGATTGAGCGCATGACCAAGGTCTTTTACACCGATGAGATCGAGACGCACGCCCTCTCGGGCATTCATCTCGAGATCAACCGCGGCGAGTACGTCGCCATGTCCGGCCCGTCGGGCTGCGGCAAGTCGACCCTCCTGTCCATCATCGGCCTGCTCGATACGCCAACCGACGGCACCTACATCCTGAACGGCAAGCAGGTGGCGAACCTCAACTTCGCCGACCGCTCGCGCATCCGCAACCAGGAGATCGGCTTCATCTTCCAGAGCTTCAACCTCATCGGCGACCTCACCGTGGCCGAGAACGTCGAGCTCCCCCTCACCTACCGCCCCGGCATGCCGGCCGCCGAGCGCAAGCGCCGCGTGCAGGAGTCGCTCGAGCGCGTCAACATGGCGCACCGCATGCGCCACTATCCCGCCCAGCTCTCCGGCGGTCAGCAGCAGCGCGTCGCCGTTGCCCGTGCGCTCGCCGGTTCGCCGTCCATTCTGCTGGCTGATGAACCGACCGGAAACCTCGATTCGAAGAACGGCGAGGCCGTCATGTCGCTCCTGCAGGAGCTTCACCAGGAAGGCGCCACCATCTGCATGGTGACCCATGATCCCCGCTTCGCCGCGCACGCCGAGCGCCAGGTCCACCTCTTCGATGGCAAGGTCGTCGCCGAGGGTGAGATGACCCAGCTCCTCGCCGAAGCCCAGAGAAGCTAA
- a CDS encoding efflux RND transporter periplasmic adaptor subunit, with amino-acid sequence MDISRPDIKRTKQRRQFMIGGIAVLVLAAAGYFVVRLKPAAPSVDRSTVWTDTVKHGPLLRQVRGPGTLVPREDKIRLIPAQTAATVVRILVLPGAKVEPQTEIMELVDPEVAQQLLDAQLQLKAAQVDYQNIRAKLQSDLMTQKAGAATVGADYKQAQLQAQTDKSLFDLGVISGLTYSASKGKADELTTRNHLEDERLTLNDKAIATQLAVQQTKVEQAQAMLGLKQKDAAGLTVRAGISGVLVDLPHQVGEHVDPGTTLAKVVQPDQLKASLKIAETQARDIQIGQPAEVDTHNGVIDGKVMRIDPAVVNGTVTVDVELAGALPQGARPDLSVDGTIDLERMGDVLYVGRPAFGNENSTINLFKLSPDGKAAVRVPVKVGRASVNSLQILEGLTDGDTVILSDMSRWDGTDRIRLD; translated from the coding sequence ATGGACATTTCAAGACCAGATATCAAGCGCACGAAGCAGCGGCGGCAGTTTATGATCGGCGGCATCGCGGTTCTCGTCCTCGCCGCGGCGGGATACTTCGTGGTGCGCCTCAAACCCGCCGCACCGTCAGTCGACCGGAGCACCGTCTGGACCGACACGGTCAAGCACGGACCCCTGCTCCGGCAGGTTCGCGGACCCGGCACCCTCGTCCCACGCGAGGATAAGATTCGTTTGATCCCGGCGCAGACGGCGGCCACGGTCGTCCGCATCCTGGTGCTCCCGGGTGCGAAGGTCGAGCCGCAGACCGAGATCATGGAGCTTGTCGACCCTGAGGTGGCGCAGCAGCTTCTCGACGCCCAGCTCCAACTCAAGGCCGCGCAGGTCGACTACCAGAACATCCGCGCCAAGCTCCAGAGCGACCTCATGACCCAGAAGGCCGGAGCCGCAACAGTCGGGGCCGACTACAAGCAGGCCCAGCTTCAGGCCCAGACAGACAAGAGCCTCTTCGATCTCGGCGTCATCAGCGGCCTCACCTACAGCGCCTCCAAGGGCAAGGCCGACGAGCTCACCACCCGCAATCATCTCGAAGACGAGCGGCTCACCCTGAACGACAAAGCTATCGCGACCCAGCTCGCGGTCCAGCAGACCAAGGTCGAGCAGGCGCAGGCTATGCTCGGACTCAAGCAGAAGGACGCGGCCGGGCTTACCGTTCGCGCCGGCATCTCGGGCGTTCTCGTCGATCTCCCGCACCAAGTCGGCGAACACGTCGATCCCGGCACCACCCTCGCCAAGGTCGTGCAGCCCGACCAGTTGAAGGCCAGCCTCAAGATCGCCGAGACCCAGGCGCGCGACATCCAGATCGGCCAGCCCGCCGAGGTCGACACCCACAACGGCGTCATCGACGGCAAGGTGATGCGAATCGATCCCGCCGTAGTGAACGGAACGGTCACGGTTGACGTAGAGCTTGCAGGCGCTCTTCCGCAGGGCGCTCGCCCCGACCTCAGCGTCGACGGCACCATCGACCTCGAACGCATGGGCGACGTCCTCTACGTCGGCCGCCCCGCCTTCGGCAACGAGAACAGCACCATCAACCTCTTCAAGCTGAGCCCCGACGGCAAGGCAGCCGTTCGTGTCCCGGTCAAGGTCGGTCGCGCCTCCGTCAACAGCCTCCAGATCCTTGAGGGCCTGACCGACGGCGACACCGTCATCCTCTCGGATATGTCGCGCTGGGATGGCACGGATCGCATACGTCTCGATTAG
- a CDS encoding DUF1015 domain-containing protein: MARIYPFRAFRYDPSRVNLEDVVTQPYDKITPEMQQRYYDASPYNLIRVILGKHEAGDNETTNVYSRAAETLTTLREDKILKEESEPALYGYSQTYTVPHTDEVRERRGFIALGHLYDYADHVVYRHEQTFPKHKSDRLALFKATRAYCEQIYMLYSDPAFTAEKLIFGEGKSGGNAPDLAITDEYGVVHRVWKLTDPTLINLILTAMADKKLIIADGHHRYETSVTYSKERAAELGVEPGLLKAQEAAEDEESPSGRADESAQPLPTPPYPEAAMMMTFVNMEAPGITILPTHRVVFGLKDFDRQAFLAKAEEFFTITPVTDHGLAKLTSAQGTAFLAVTRGAQDLLVAKPEAMKRALSDMSPRQAQLDVVQLHRIVLEHLLNLTHESIARLENIRYLREADEAVAQVEKGEADIAFLIKPVTLTQLRDISLALEVMPQKSTDFYPKLLTGLAIYALD, from the coding sequence ATGGCCCGCATCTACCCTTTTCGCGCATTCCGCTATGACCCATCCCGCGTCAACCTTGAAGATGTCGTGACGCAGCCGTACGACAAGATCACCCCCGAGATGCAGCAGCGCTACTACGACGCTAGCCCCTACAACCTGATCCGGGTGATCCTCGGCAAGCATGAGGCGGGCGATAACGAGACGACCAACGTCTACTCGCGCGCCGCCGAGACGCTGACGACACTGCGCGAGGATAAGATTCTGAAGGAGGAGTCGGAGCCCGCGCTCTACGGCTACTCGCAGACCTACACTGTTCCCCATACTGACGAAGTACGCGAGCGGCGCGGGTTCATCGCGCTCGGCCACCTTTATGACTATGCGGACCACGTGGTCTATCGCCACGAGCAGACGTTTCCAAAGCACAAGTCCGATCGGCTCGCGCTCTTCAAGGCGACGCGCGCGTATTGCGAGCAGATCTACATGCTCTACTCCGACCCGGCATTCACGGCGGAGAAGCTGATCTTCGGTGAGGGCAAGAGCGGCGGGAATGCGCCGGACCTCGCGATCACGGATGAGTACGGCGTCGTGCATCGGGTGTGGAAGCTTACCGATCCGACGCTGATCAACCTGATTCTGACGGCGATGGCGGATAAAAAGCTCATCATCGCGGATGGGCATCATCGCTACGAGACGAGCGTCACGTATTCGAAGGAGCGCGCCGCCGAGCTTGGTGTGGAGCCGGGCCTCTTGAAGGCCCAGGAAGCTGCCGAGGACGAGGAGAGCCCAAGCGGGCGAGCGGACGAATCGGCGCAGCCGCTTCCCACACCTCCGTATCCCGAGGCTGCGATGATGATGACCTTTGTCAACATGGAAGCGCCGGGGATCACTATCCTGCCGACGCATCGCGTGGTCTTCGGGTTGAAAGATTTCGACCGGCAGGCGTTCCTGGCCAAGGCGGAAGAGTTCTTCACGATCACACCGGTTACGGACCATGGTCTCGCGAAGTTGACCAGCGCACAGGGCACGGCGTTCCTTGCCGTCACGCGTGGCGCGCAGGATCTGCTCGTGGCGAAGCCCGAAGCGATGAAGCGCGCGCTCAGCGACATGTCGCCACGGCAGGCTCAGCTCGATGTCGTTCAGCTTCACCGGATCGTGCTCGAGCACTTGCTCAACCTCACGCACGAGTCGATCGCGCGGCTTGAGAATATCCGCTATCTGCGCGAGGCCGACGAAGCGGTTGCCCAGGTCGAAAAGGGTGAAGCGGATATCGCCTTTCTCATCAAGCCGGTGACGCTGACGCAGCTTCGCGATATCTCGCTGGCTCTCGAGGTGATGCCGCAGAAGTCGACGGACTTTTATCCAAAGCTTCTGACCGGACTCGCGATCTACGCACTCGACTAA
- a CDS encoding queuosine precursor transporter, translating to MTQEDSRAGRFIYLDALTTAFVVILLVSNLVAQKVCQIGPFVTSGAILLFPITYIFGDVFTEVYGFAASRRAIWLGFFGTALLYAISAATIALPAAPGWPNQEAFKTVFGFIPRILAASLIAFWAGEFANSYTMARMKLFTEGRMLWTRTIGSTVVGQAVDTTIVITLTFAGVIGWKTLAVMIIQGYLAKVAYEALATPITYAVIAWLKHAEHVDTFDRNESFNPFRFIA from the coding sequence ATGACGCAAGAAGATTCCCGGGCGGGACGATTTATCTACCTGGACGCACTCACGACGGCCTTTGTCGTCATTCTCCTGGTCTCGAATCTGGTCGCGCAAAAGGTCTGCCAGATCGGCCCGTTCGTCACCTCGGGTGCCATCCTCCTGTTTCCCATCACCTACATCTTCGGCGACGTCTTCACCGAGGTCTACGGGTTCGCCGCTTCACGCCGCGCCATCTGGCTTGGGTTTTTTGGGACCGCGCTCCTGTATGCGATCAGCGCCGCCACCATCGCTCTCCCCGCTGCTCCGGGCTGGCCGAACCAGGAGGCCTTCAAGACCGTCTTCGGCTTCATCCCGCGCATTCTCGCGGCATCGCTGATCGCCTTCTGGGCAGGTGAATTTGCGAACTCCTACACGATGGCGCGGATGAAGCTGTTCACTGAAGGGCGCATGCTCTGGACGCGGACGATCGGTTCAACCGTCGTAGGGCAAGCCGTCGACACAACCATCGTTATTACCCTGACCTTCGCAGGGGTCATCGGCTGGAAGACGCTTGCCGTCATGATCATCCAGGGCTATCTCGCCAAGGTCGCGTATGAAGCGCTGGCCACGCCGATTACCTATGCGGTCATCGCGTGGCTCAAGCACGCCGAGCATGTTGACACCTTCGACCGCAACGAGAGCTTCAATCCCTTCCGCTTCATCGCTTAA
- a CDS encoding M28 family metallopeptidase, with product MSQVSPEKIRANVEVLVKFNNRSTISSADANLPPGTGILAASDWIKKQLETYSEACGGCLEVKVDEFSQSPEAAFNGSNPRIVRPTLIRNIYAILRGTDSKASKRIYLVTGHYDTRETDVMNTHDPAPGANDDSSGTAVSLESARVLSQLKFPATIVFAAVAGEEQGLNGSRHLAQLAKDEGWQVEGILNNDIVGGDTTPGDTLQNKSLIRVFSQGILPSAPVETIRQMLSLGIENDTPSRELARAILDVSRSYFATPKSFRPVMELRLDRYLRGGDHKSFSDLGFASVRFTEWRENYNHQHQHIRVENGVEYGDLLKFDDWQYIAQVARLNIATLGTLASSPGVPEKVRVVTTNLDNNTTLRWDAPTAASEAVKYEIVWRETAVSDWQFSADASKFGDSSESHSATLPISKDNVIFGVRACDDRGHCGPAVTPFPERRP from the coding sequence TTGAGCCAAGTCTCCCCCGAAAAAATCCGTGCGAACGTCGAAGTCCTTGTGAAGTTCAACAATCGCAGCACCATTTCAAGCGCGGACGCCAACCTTCCACCGGGCACAGGTATCCTGGCTGCCTCGGACTGGATCAAGAAGCAATTGGAGACGTACAGCGAAGCTTGTGGCGGGTGTCTCGAAGTCAAGGTCGATGAATTTTCCCAGAGCCCCGAAGCGGCTTTCAACGGAAGCAATCCCCGCATCGTCAGACCGACTCTCATCCGGAACATCTACGCCATCCTTAGGGGGACCGATTCGAAAGCCTCTAAGCGCATCTACCTCGTCACCGGCCACTATGACACGCGGGAAACTGACGTCATGAACACACATGACCCCGCCCCCGGAGCCAACGACGATTCCAGTGGAACCGCAGTCTCCCTCGAGTCCGCCCGCGTCCTCAGCCAGTTGAAATTCCCCGCTACTATCGTCTTCGCTGCGGTGGCCGGAGAAGAGCAAGGCCTCAACGGGAGCCGTCATCTAGCGCAACTCGCTAAAGACGAGGGATGGCAGGTCGAAGGCATCCTCAACAACGATATCGTCGGTGGCGATACCACACCGGGCGACACCCTCCAGAACAAATCCCTCATCCGCGTCTTCTCCCAAGGCATCCTCCCAAGTGCCCCGGTGGAGACCATTCGCCAGATGCTATCCCTCGGCATCGAGAACGATACGCCTTCCCGCGAGTTGGCCCGCGCGATTCTCGACGTGAGCCGCAGCTACTTTGCAACGCCAAAATCGTTCCGTCCCGTCATGGAGCTTCGTCTTGACCGCTACTTGCGTGGGGGCGATCACAAGTCCTTCAGTGATCTCGGGTTTGCGTCCGTGCGCTTCACCGAGTGGCGCGAGAACTACAATCACCAGCATCAGCATATCCGCGTCGAGAACGGGGTCGAGTACGGCGACCTCCTGAAGTTTGACGACTGGCAGTACATCGCCCAGGTGGCGCGCCTGAACATCGCTACCCTTGGCACCCTAGCCTCTTCGCCTGGTGTTCCCGAGAAGGTCAGGGTCGTGACGACCAACCTCGACAACAACACCACCCTCAGGTGGGACGCCCCAACAGCAGCATCTGAAGCGGTGAAATACGAGATCGTCTGGCGTGAAACCGCGGTCTCCGACTGGCAGTTCTCGGCGGACGCTTCGAAGTTCGGAGATTCTTCTGAAAGTCATTCCGCCACCCTCCCGATCTCGAAGGACAACGTCATCTTTGGCGTCCGCGCCTGTGACGACCGGGGCCATTGCGGCCCTGCCGTGACGCCCTTCCCAGAGCGCCGCCCCTAG